In a single window of the Gadus macrocephalus chromosome 6, ASM3116895v1 genome:
- the LOC132459193 gene encoding histone-lysine N-methyltransferase PRDM9-like isoform X3, whose product MADRPVAVREKDRAKKTLPAGFEIRDSGIPGAGLGVFYCGDGGLPIGTHFGPYEGHRTDEEGALESGYSWEIYKSRHSDYIDAKRETLSNWMRYVNCARNEEEQNLIAFQYKGGILYRTCGLVTSGAELLVWYGDEYARHLGIGFDRLWNNKSSTKGGRSQLAPAQAFPCPECPYSYTSQIFLHKHMKRSHGDLYGRLLRSGEIKVEPSLLPYVAASYQEPIGASPGTVQSTSQIPAEGAGRHRCEKCSKTFSRSDSLKVHQRIHMGEKPYHCQQCGKTFSTSGELKRHQIIHTGEKPYHCQQCGKTFSRSDELERHQIIHTGEKPYHCQQCGKTFSQSGDLKVHQRIHTGEKPYHCQQCGKTFSKSGNLKVHQRIHTGEKPYHCKQCGKTFSQSCHLKSHQQLHRGVSTQTTT is encoded by the exons CCCTGGGGCCGGTCTAGGGGTGTTTTACTGTGGAGACGGTGGCCTTCCCATTGGAACACACTTTGGACCCTACGAAGGACACAGGACAGATGAAGAGGGAGCCCTGGAGAGTGGATACTCCTGGGAG ATCTACAAGAGCAGACACAGTGATTACATTGatgcaaagagagagacactttcTAACTGGATGAG gtACGTCAATTGTGCTCGTAATGAAGAGGAACAGAACCTAATAGCGTTTCAGTACAAAGGAGGGATTCTGTATCGCACCTGTGGCCTCGTGACTTCAGGAGCAGAGCTCTTGGTCTGGTATGGGGACGAATACGCCAGACATCTGGGAATCGGATTTGATCGACTGTGGAACAACAAGAGCTCTACTAAAG GAGGGAGATCCCAGCTGGCACCAGCACAGGCTTTCCCCTGTCCCGAGTGTCCGTACTCCTACACGTCTCAGATCTTCCTCCACAAACACATGAAGAGGAGCCATGGCGACCTGTACGGCCGACTGCTGAGGAGTGGAGAAATCAAGGTGGAGCCCAGTCTCCTCCCATACGTCGCAGCCTCCTATCAAGAACCGATCGGAGCCTCCCCGGGAACCGTCCAAAGCACGAGCCAGATTCCAGCAGAAGGAGCCGGACGCCACAGATGTGAGAAGTGCAGTAAAACCTTTAGTCGCTCTGATAGTCTGAAGGTTCACCAGCGCATCCACATGGGAGAGAAACCATACCACTGTCAACAGTGTGGGAAAACATTTAgtacatctggtgaactcaagAGACACCAGATCATTCACACGGGAGAGAAACCATACCACTGTCAACAGTGTGGGAAAACATTTAGTAGATCTGACGAACTCGAGAGACACCAGATCATCCACACGGGAGAGAAACCATACCACTGTCAACAGTGTGGGAAAACATTTAGTCAGTCCGGTGATCTGAAGGTACACCAGCGCATCCACACAGGAGAGAAACCATACCACTGTCAACAGTGTGGGAAAACATTTAGTAAATCTGGTAATCTAAAGGTACACCAACGCATCCACACAGGAGAGAAACCATACCACTGTAAACAGTGTGGGAAAACATTTAGTCAATCTTGTCATCTCAAAAGTCACCAACAACTTCACAGAGGAGTCTCCACCCAAACAACCACGTGA